A single region of the Lotus japonicus ecotype B-129 chromosome 4, LjGifu_v1.2 genome encodes:
- the LOC130712720 gene encoding uncharacterized protein LOC130712720 has product MRKPYQRPADRVPFAGRGEARVPKDDVVCYKCNQKGNYANECGKEVVCWKCQKPGHVERNCPSAAKAEPVLNAARGKRPSAPGRVFAMSGEQAAVTDDLIQGTCVIAGTSLMVLFDSGATHSFIAEECMEKVRVAKC; this is encoded by the coding sequence ATGAGAAAGCCTTACCAACGCCCTGCTGACAGGGTACCTTTTGCTGGAAGGGGTGAAGCACGTGTTCCTAAGGATGATGTCGTCTGTTACAAGTGCAACCAGAAGGGGAACTATGCGAATGAATGTGGAAAGGAGGTTGTATGCTGGAAGTGCCAGAAACCAGGGCATGTGGAGAGGAATTGTCCTAGTGCTGCTAAGGCCGAGCCAGTACTGAATGCTGCCAGGGGAAAGCGACCTTCTGCTCCAGGTCGTGTGTTTGCAATGTCTGGGGAACAAGCTGCTGTGACCGATGATCTTATCCAGGGTACGTGTGTTATCGCTGGAACTTCTTTAATGGtgttatttgattctggtgctacacaCTCATTCATTGCTGAGGAGTGTATGGAAAAAGTTAGGGTTGCTAAATGCTGA